In a single window of the Eleginops maclovinus isolate JMC-PN-2008 ecotype Puerto Natales chromosome 6, JC_Emac_rtc_rv5, whole genome shotgun sequence genome:
- the LOC134866139 gene encoding GTPase IMAP family member 8-like, producing METAATGSDDPPPVKQSSSYGLLPPDMSDGLLPMKRNQSYGWLPPDMSELTVVVLGNSWYERSSVGNYIVGKTVFNTEEEPDRCLKVRRQMKGKEIVVINTPNLLHANISENKLTEYVDGYVSLSDPDPHVFLLLLQPEEFTEDHKRRHCRVLTLFGDQSFDHTLILIAPPREESSGLMDLMQHPALKDMLAMCGDRYLRQNHDYSELLTRLGQTAKESIGHHGGSAFDDEDAGLIMTKCGRIKAALNLVLCGRSGAGKTSAAKAILGQTELHSASNSSECVQHQGEVSGRRVSLVQLPALYGKPQQEVMEESFRCISLCDPEGVHAFVLVLSVGPLTDEDKGELETIQNTFSSRVNDFTMILFIESDATAPAVADFIQENKDIQELCQSFGERYAVLNIKDQQQIPKLLDTVEDTRVKGSRCFTMTMFTKAQMKKVEELDTANRRLKLRKRSEMGEDDETERLRMVLIGKAVCAKSAIGNIILGREHFTSSQKSLTTMCQKATGEIHGRSVAVVNTPSLFDTTRSDDDFRKCLSMLAPGPHGFLLVLQIGNLTEQEKRSVELIKKYFGKNSQDFIIIILTRGEELQDKLSKSYADDVGGFVKKLINDCGGRCQVFDEGDTKGTQVRELLTKVESMVKENGGCCYTNGYTEKQVERILKEKEEEMKRKGENLRKKHEDYMKTLERKIKEEERKLREKQLKEMDQSINKEREKRQKEQAEVERKRKKQEENNQQELKRKLDALERKVEREQGETFAKKLEQIRRETKRDQESWNRERKDTWEQIHEEDKQSLEEWKVNYRNLQEEYHYKRRKYTYCIVVLLLFLLYVLCYIFLS from the exons ATGGAGACAGCAGCAACAG GATCAGATGATCCGCCACCTGtgaagcagagcagcagctaTGGATTGCTGCCACCTGACA TGTCAGATGGTCTGCTACCTATGAAGCGGAACCAAAGCTATGGATGGCTGCCACCTGACA TGTCTGAGCTGACGGTCGTTGTGCTTGGTAACAGCTGGTATGAGAGGAGTTCAGTGGGGAACTACATAGTAGGAAAGACTGTGTTCAACACTGAGGAAGAACCGGACCGCTGTCTGAAAGTCAGAAGGCagatgaaaggaaaagagaTAGTTGTCATCAACACCCCAAATCTGCTGCACGCCAACATCTCTGAAAATAAACTGACAGAGTATGTGGACGGCTATGTGAGCCTCTCTGATCCTGACCCTCATGTGTTCCTGCTGCTTCTACAACCTGAAGAGTTCACTGAGGATCACAAACGGAGGCATTGCAGAGTCCTGACACTCTTCGGTGATCAATCTTTTGATCATACACTGATTCTGATAGCACCACCCAGAGAGGAGAGTTCAGGTTTAATGGATTTGATGCAGCATCCAGCCTTAAAAGACATGCTTGCAATGTGTGGAGACAGATATTTGAGGCAGAACCATGACTATTCAGAGCTCTTAACACGTTTGGGTCAAACTGCAAAGGAGAGCATTGGACACCACGGAGGCAGTGCATTTGATGATGAGGATGCAGGTTTGATCATGACAAAGTGTGGACGCATCAAAGCAGCTTTAAACCTGGTTCTTTGTGGAAGGAGCGGAGCAGGGAAGACTTCAGCAGCCAAGGCCATTTTAGGTCAGACAGAGCTACATTCAGCCTCCAACTCATCAGAGTGTGTTCAACATCAGGGAGAGGTGAGTGGACGCCGAGTTTCCCTAGTGCAGCTGCCTGCCTTGTATGGAAAACCTCAGCAGGAAGTGATGGAGGAATCATTCAGGTGCATCTCCCTCTGTGATCCTGAGGGCGTCCATGCCTTCGTCCTGGTCCTATCTGTGGGTCCCCTCACTGATGAAGACAAGGGAGAGTTAGAGACCATTCAGAACACGTTCAGCTCTCGAGTCAACGACTTCACCATGATTCTTTTCATCGAGTCAGATGCTACAGCTCCAGCAGTTGCTGACTTTATACAGGAAAACAAGGACATCCAGGAGCTCTGTCAGAGCTTTGGAGAAAGATATGCTGTTCTCAACATCAAGGACCAGCAGCAGATCCCAAAGCTGTTGGATACTGTGGAAGACACAAGAGTTAAAGGATCCAGGTGCTTCACGATGACTATGTTCACTAAGGCTCAGATGAAGAAGGTTGAGGAGCTGGATACCGCTAACAGAAGACTTAAATTAAGAAAGAGAAGTGAGATGGGAGAAGATGACGAAACAGAGCGTCTCAGGATGGTGTTGATTGGGAAGGCTGTCTGTGCGAAGAGTGCAATTGGAAACATCATTTTGGGCAGAGAACATTTCACATCCAGCCAGAAGTCTTTGACCACCATGTGCCAGAAAGCGACAGGAGAGATTCATGGACGATCTGTCGCTGTGGTCAACACACCTAGCTTGTTTGACACAACTCGGTCTGATGATGACTTTCGAAAATGCCTCAGCATGTTGGCTCCTGGACCTCATGGGTTCTTACTGGTGCTGCAGATTGGAAACCTTACAGAACAGGAAAAACGCTCAGTGGAACTGATTAAGAAATATTTTGGCAAGAACTCTCAAGATTTCATCATCATTATACTCACCAGAGGAGAAGAACTTCAAGATAAGTTATCCAAGAGTTATGCTGACGATGTTGGTGGCTTTGTCAAAAAACTCATCAATGACTGTGGAGGCAGGTGCCAGGTCTTCGACGAAGGTGACACAAAGGGTACGCAAGTCAGAGAGCTGCTGACCAAGGTCGAGAGCATGGTGAAGGAAAATGGTGGCTGCTGCTACACCAATGGATACACGGAAAAACAAGTGGAGAGGattttgaaagagaaagaagaagagatgaagagaaaggGTGAGAACCTGCGGAAAAAACACGAAGATTATATGAAAACACTGGAACGCAAAatcaaagaggaggagagaaagctGAGGGAAAAACAGCTGAAGGAGATGGACCAAAGCATCAACAAGGAGCgtgaaaagagacagaaagagcagGCGGAAGTTGAAAGGAAACGgaagaaacaagaagaaaataatcaacaggaattgaaaagaaaactggaCGCATTAGAGAGAAAGGTAGAAAGAGAGCAAGGTGAAACGTTTGCAAAGAAACTGGAGCAGATTAGGAGAGAGACCAAGAGAGATCAAGAGTCCTGGAATAGGGAGAGGAAGGACACCTGGGAACAAATACATGAAGAGGATAAACAGAGCCTGGAGGAAT